The following proteins are co-located in the Heteronotia binoei isolate CCM8104 ecotype False Entrance Well chromosome 21, APGP_CSIRO_Hbin_v1, whole genome shotgun sequence genome:
- the KCNJ11 gene encoding ATP-sensitive inward rectifier potassium channel 11 — MLSRKGIIPEEYVLTRLAEDVPDHARYRARERRARFVGKNGACNVAHKNIREQGRFLQDVFTTLVDLKWPHTLIIFTMSFLCSWLLFAMIWWLIAFAHGDLDQNTRTHLRGDSGGLGAGEFVPCITEMHSFTSAFLFSIEVQVTIGFGGRMMTEECPAAIFMLIVQNIVGLVLNSIMLGCIFMKTAQAHRRAETLIFSKHAVIALREGKLCFMLRVGDLRKSMIISATIRMQVVKKTSSLEGEVVPLNQIDIQMENPVGGNSIFLVSPLIIYHVIDKNSPLYEVSPANLHHHEDLEVIVILEGVVETTGITTQARTSYLADEIFWGQRFVPIVAEEDGQYSVDYSKFGNTVKVPTPNCTAKQLEEDGNIINTISLSPRGTMRKRSVRLKPKFSIADEPS, encoded by the coding sequence ATGCTGTCCAGGAAGGGGATCATCCCGGAGGAGTACGTGCTGACCCGCCTTGCCGAGGATGTGCCTGATCACGCCCGCTACCGCGCGCGGGAGAGGAGGGCCAGGTTCGTGGGCAAGAACGGCGCCTGCAATGTGGCGCACAAGAACATCCGAGAGCAGGGCCGCTTCCTGCAAGATGTCTTCACCACGCTAGTGGACCTGAAGTGGCCTCACACGCTCATCATCTTCACCATGTCTTTCCTGTGCAGCTGGCTGCTCTTTGCCATGATCTGGTGGCTCATCGCCTTTGCCCATGGGGACTTAGACCAGAATACCCGGACGCACCTGCGGGGTGATAGTGGGGGATTGGGAGCAGGTGAGTTTGTGCCCTGTATCACTGAAATGCACTCCTTTACTTCAGCTTTCCTCTTTTCCATAGAGGTACAGGTGACTATTGGCTTTGGGGGCCGCATGATGACTGAAGAGTGCCCAGCTGCCATCTTCATGCTCATTGTACAGAACATTGTGGGGCTGGTGCTCAACTCCATCATGTTAGGTTGCATCTTCATGAAGACTGCACAAGCTCACCGGCGTGCAGAGACACTCATCTTCAGCAAGCATGCTGTGATCGCCCTCCGAGAGGGCAAGCTCTGTTTCATGTTGCGTGTAGGGGATCTGCGCAAGAGCATGATTATCAGTGCCACCATACGCATGCAAGTGGTGAAGAAGACCAGCAGTCTGGAAGGTGAGGTTGTGCCCCTCAACCAGATAGATATCCAGATGGAAAACCCAGTAGGGGGCAACAGTATCTTCTTGGTCTCCCCACTCATCATCTACCATGTGATAGATAAGAACAGTCCTCTGTATGAAGTCTCTCCAGCCAACCTTCATCATCATGAAGATTTGGAAGTCATAGTCATCCTTGAAGGGGTGGTGGAAACCACTGGCATCACCACCCAAGCCAGGACATCCTACCTGGCTGATGAGATCTTCTGGGGCCAAAGGTTTGTGCCTATTGTGGCAGAAGAGGATGGGCAATACTCAGTAGATTACTCTAAGTTTGGCAACACTGTGAAGGTTCCAACTCCCAACTGCACTGCCAAGCAACTGGAGGAAGACGGGAACATCATCAACACCATCTCCTTGTCACCTAGAGGCACCATGAGGAAAAGGTCTGTTAGGTTAAAGCCCAAATTTAGTATAGCTGATGAGCCTTCCTGA